The segment AGAACGGAGGGCAAGAAAGGTGAGGGCATGCTACCCGTCCCCCCTCGGCCGAGGCAGACGGGCACCGGCGGCGGCCGCTCGACCGGCGCCAGCGGATCATGCGAGAACCCGGACAAGTTCCAGTTCGTGGAGAAGAGTCAGTCCTGTGCGCCGCGCTGCTCCCCCGCCGTGGACGTGTTCTGGTCCAGGCGGGACAAGGACTTTGCCTTCATTTGGATGACGGTGTGGTCCATCCTGTGCTTCGTCTCCACCGCCTTCACCGTCCTCACCTTCCTCCTGGAGCCCCACCGTTTCCAGTACCCGGAGCGGCCCATCATCTTCCTCTCCATGTGCTACAACGTCTACTCCGTGGCCTTCGTCATCCGCTCGGTGGCCGGCGCCGAGAACATCGCCTGCGACCGGGAGCACGGCGAGCTCTACATCATCCAGGAGGGGCTGGAGTCCACGGGCTGCACCATCGTCTTCCTCGTCCTCTACTACTTCGGCATGGCCTCCTCCATCTGGTGGGTCATCCTCACCCTCACCTGGTTTCTGGCGGCGGGGAAGAAGTGGGGCCACGAGGCCATCGAAGCCCACAGCAACTACTTCCACATGGCCGCCTGGGGCGTCCCCGCGCTGAAGACCATCGTCATCCTGACCATGAGGAAGGTGGCCGGGGACGAGCTGACGGGGCTGTGCTACGTCGGCAGCATGGACTCGGGTGCGCTTACCGGCTTCGTCCTCATCCCCCTCTCCTGCTACCTGGTCATCGGCACGTCCTTCATCCTCACCGGCTTCGTGGCGCTCTTCCACATCCGCAAGGTCATGAAGACGGAGGGCACCAACACGGAGAAGCTGGAGAAGCTGATGGTGAAGATCGGCATCTACTCCATCCTCTACACCGTCCCCGCCACCtgcgtcatcgtctgctacttctacGAGAGGCTCAACATGGACTACTGGAAGCTGAGAGGCCTGCAGGCCACCTGCGGCGCCTTCAACGGCCACGGCGGCGACTGCTCCCTGCAGGAGTCCGTCCCCACCGTGGCCATCTTCATGCTGAAGATCTTCATGTCTCTGGTGGTGGGCATCACCAGCGGGGTGTGGGTGTGGAGTTCCAAGACCCTGCAGACCTGGCAGGGCCTGTGCAGCAGGAAGCTGACGGACAGGACTAGCGGCAGGAAGCCCTGCAGCGGGGTGAGCTGCAGCAGCACCCACTGCCACTACAAATCACCCGCAGTTGTTCTGCACGTGGCCAAGACAGACCCGCACGCAGACTGTCCCACTAATGTCTGACacccgtgtgtgtgcgtgtgtgtgtgcgtgtgtgtgtgtcccatacAAAAAGCTGCTAAAAAGACACACAAAGTACACTAACAGTATTCGGTGCATTGTTGTCCAAAATACCAGcgtttgtttttatgttttttttctctctacagtagtacctcaacttacatgCTTTAATTGGTTCCGGGAccgagctcttaactcaaaacacttgtgtcTCAAATCGACGTCTCCCATTGAATTGAACCGAAAACCGTGCTTTTAGATAAGAGGTATTGTAGAATGCAGTACGGACAACTACAACAGTTTGATGAAGTACAGTCGTCCCTCGTCACATCGCACTTTGCATATATTatcatggatttaaaaaaaatattattgcatATGTTAAAGCAATTCTGGTCTGAAATtaggcattttcaagcataaacatGGGAAAATTTACCGAATCCATACAGCAGCAGTATGAGCCaagtggttagagcagtggtgtcaaactcaaatacagagtgggccgaaatctaaaactgaacaaagctgcgggccaatgttgaataaattaaccttttaatagggacccaaacaagttttgcattgaacattgaacaagcgaggcttaaataactttatagtgacatgcataattgagtttcaaataataataataatcaaaaaataatcAATGgcataacaaataaaatttgaatacaaattgaatacctcttttctatttgcaaccttctgagttaaatatcaaaatatattgtagcgtcctgaaaaagttagtgttgcaaggggttctgggtatttgttctgtcatgtCGATGTTATGTCACAGtgcaggtgttctcccgaaatgtgtttgtcattcttgtttggtgtgagttcacagtgtggcgcatatttataacagtgttaaagtcgtttgtacggccaccctcagtgtgacctgtatggctgttgaccaagtatgccttgcattcacttatgtgtgtgtaatagccgcgtATACTATGCAAGTGGGCCTGcaggctgtttgtatggaggaaatgcggacgtgacgacaggttgtagagaatgctaaaggcggtgcctttaaggcacgccctcaatattgttggccgggtggaaatcggcagaaagcttgccccgggagattttcgggaggggcactgaacttcgggaggattggcaagtgggAGAATTTGCGGTATTACAGCGGCACctctgtgtaataacggcgggccagttgtaatgttaatttgatattgcctcaagggccaaattaatttacacggcgggacaaatttcaccacaccatgtgtgtgtgacaatcattggtattttaactttaactttgagtAGGTGAGAccaatcaaaatacaaaaaaacgctgttttgtcaggttgagtttgtgacgaaccccaagatgcagagaaggcggcaggcattgtgcaagaaaacatactttaatgtccaaaaatataataatgaagaagaaacacaaaccagaaactgggaggacaaactggaaacagggaatacggatccagcaaacagggactaagaacaaacaaactggaaccAGGGAACAAAAAgagctaccgaatatagcttaccgctaccgaTACACTGTCATCGTCACGACCAGTCGGAACGATAAGTAGAAataacaataatccagcccagactggatgggaaggcatgTTCAAATAGCATCtgcctgattgacaccaggtgtggccaggtgccaatcagccacatctgaggggacacagcactcagggagataaacaggaaacagaaccaaaacaagagcgctgacaggaaatactacacacacaggaaaaactaaaacaaaaccaaactgtcagggtaTAAACCTAACATCTTTTTTGCTATATTGTCTCTGCAACCTGGGGTCAGGCCAAGCCCACCCGATTAGAAAAAAGCTTCAATTTATATCACGTTGCTTCAGTTCAATATCCAATAATTGTACAATAACTAATGAACATCTATAAAATCCGGACTCATAGCTTTAAATACATAGTTTAAGCACGGTTGCCGCAAAAGAGCAAACATGAAAGCGGTGGTGTGTCCGGGAACAGAGTACATCattcagtattgtggccactaaCTGGCTGGGCCCCTGGGCAgaattactatattggattaaaagagtatAAAGATGACTGAaatgtgttatttcatgtctccaGGGCTCTTATGTGGAAAACATTTTTAGaaggtggtaaaaaaaaaaactcttacgCCTCTTGCTACCACAATAGGTGATTTATAAATATGAATTCCTATTTTTCCCACAACCATGTCCGGAAcgaattaacagcgataaacggGGGACGACTGTCATTTAGAAATAATGTGCAGCCTCTACATGTACTTTGGAAAGCGAAATTCTACAATATCTCCTTCGAGCTGCTTctcagtcaaacacaccatcagcagcttttccatattcttatggataaatgtctgccgtttggatatttttttttttttaagatccaTGGCATGGTGCTATACTCATTCTCCTGCTGCAGACTCCCAGTGATACACCTGAGTTGCTGTGATGATTACTTTCTTTAATTCAGTGAGTACCatgcactgtccttcacactcacgttcCTCCTTCCCCTGCTTGGAAAAACCAAAATCTCTTGCTCTAAGCCAggtgtcaccaacgcggtgcccgcgggcaccaggtagcccgtaaggaccagatgagtcacccgctggcctgttctaaaaatagctcaaatagcagcacttaccagtgagctgcccctattttttaaattttatttatttactagcaagctggtctcgctttgctcgacatttttaattctaagagagacaaaactcaaatagaatttgaaaatccaagaaagtattttaaagacttggtcttcacttgtttaaataaattcatttattttttactttgcttcttgtaactttcagaaagacaattttagagaaaaaataagaccttaaaaatgattttaggatttttaaacacatatgcctttttaccttttaaattccttcctcttctttcctgaccatttaaatcaatgttcaagtatttttttattattgtaaagaacaatatattttaatttaattcttcattttagctgctATTTTTTcgtcgaagaatatttgtgaaatatttcttcaaacttattatgattaaaattaaaaaaaaatattctggcaaatgtagaaaatctgtagaatcaaatttaaatcttatctcaaagtcttttgaatttctttaaaaaattttgttctggaaaatctagaagaattaatgatttatctttgttagaaatatagcttggtccaatttgttatatattctaacaaagtgcagattggatttaaacctatttaaaacatgtcatcaaaattctaaaatttatcttaatcaggaaaaattactaatgctgttccatacattcttttttttaaattttcaaaaagatttgaattagctagtttttctcttcattttttcctgttgaattttgaattttaaagagtcgaaattgaagataatctatgtttcaaaatgtttatttttttcatgttttttcctcttttaaaccgttcaattaagtgtttttttcatcatttattctctacaaaaaaccttccgtaaaagggaaaaaaaatgtacgacggaatgaaatacccatttttttatatatatcttgatttatttattaaaggtaaattcagcaaattggctatttctggcaatctatttaggtgtgtatcaaactggtagcccttctcattaatcagtacccaagaagtagctcttggtttcaaaaaggttggtgacccctgctctaagctgattgtagcgagtaagaccagatgttttgtgTTCACTGTGGCATTTGATTGCGACTCCAATTTTTTGGCGTACAACTCAAAAATGAGCCAAAaggcagctcttatctcaaaacactcttaagttgaggtaccactgtcaTTCTTTTGTCAATATTTCTGCTCTGCACTGTAATGTTCTGTGCAGTTTGAAGCTACGGCGGGGAGGTTCATCCCCCCTCCCCCACCCTGAAAGCAGCACAATTGTACAAAATCTGTATAAATGTCtatttattgtaaatatatttaatttaagtTCATTTTACGGGAGAAAAAGTGCCTTTTATAAGAACACCGGTGCATGTTTTATGATGTtattttgaatgacaataaatttGTACAACTCACGTTCAGCGCCGTTGTCATTTTGCAAGCCTCGTGTAATGAATGTTTGCTGAAAGACTGCGAGGACGAATATGTCACAAACTCTCTTAAATGCATCCCAGAGGCGTCCCCGAAGATAATCCTCAAAGAGACTGGCTGATGAAAAGGAGGgcgcgaggggggggggggctaaggCAAGAATGCGTCTTAAAATGCAGCGGGGGTGCACGTAATAATATGATTAATTAATAGCGGGTGTAATCACCGCTGCTGCTCTGCCTGAGAGAACACTTTGATGGTGCAGGATTTATCACAGGAACTTTTGCATGACTAAGTTCCTCCAGTTTGTTTTGCTGATTGTGCCGAATTGTGTCTGGCATTtctatacctaaaaaaaaaacaatgcacctTTTATCCTGTCAGGGCCGCCCCCGCGTGGAAATAATCATGTGCCGATTGGAAGAAAAGCCTCGCTTTGCAGTGACTTTTATGACATAAATAGCAACCAGTGTGGTTCCTACAACTCTTGGTAATAACGTCGATTTGAGTGCCGTAAAAGAAGGGAAATAAATAGCTTTGGCGGAGAGTAACAGTGATTgttttgtgcgtgcgtgcgtgttattATGACACGCTGTTCTATGCACATGTTAGAATTCATTAACACGTAAAGTCGAAAAGCAGCAGTGTTGTGTGGAAGTGTGCCATGCCTGAGTTGGCAAGTCGGGGAGGCTCGGAGAGGGGGAAGCAGCCATTATCCTCcttgttgtgtttttattaccAGGCCATGGCGGactttcccagcaggcacaaggcaTGGAAACAACGTTGATtctacatacagtcgtggtcaaaagtttacatacacttgtgactgtcttgagtttccaatcatttctataactcttattttttttgtgtgatagagtgatcggagcacatacttgttggacacaaaaaaatgttcatgaagtttgttttttttatgaatttattatgggtctactgaaaatgtgaccaaatctgctgggccaAAAGTATATTGTgtggaggcgtggcctgcagaccaacagcgaggcagggctgGGATGGCAgtagcggggattgaacctggaacccttaagttgctggcacggccactcaaccaaccaaACTATAATGCCCCATTGTTATTGTTATCATACTCTATTATTATATGCACGCACAGAGGAggaagtgcttttattttgtaacatTTGCGTGCACTTCCTTTTAAGGCAGCAGACACAAGGAGGAACATATTTGTCCCTAAATTGGTAAGTTTCATTTACGTGCAATTTAAAAGTACATTCAACATAAACTCCAAATATTTACTATCTGATATACTCAAATATTTGAgtttatgaatttaaaaaaaatatgtggcaACTGATcgcttcacctttttttttagttctgcTTACTTATTGAGGTTTACAGTGCAGAACTGATTGAATGAGGTCCTGACGGtgaccaacacaaatacaacgttgaaacaacaagctttttcgacaatgtttattcaatgtcaggttgtgaccttgatttgacctttgaaatttggtccaacgttggacatcaatCTATTTACAAATACAACCATTTTGCAACCTTGTTGCAAAGtccgttttaaaggacatgtacagtCGTGCTCAAAcgtttacaaacacttgtaaaaaacataatgtcatggctgtcttgagtttccaatcatttctacaactcttattttttgtgatagagtgattggagcacatacttgttgctcaccaaaaaatattcatgaagtttttttttttttgaatttattatgggtcgactgaaaatgtgaccaaatcttctgggtcaaaagtatatattgtgtggaggcgtggcctgcagaccaacagcgaggcagggctcGGATGGCGgtagcggggattgaacctgtaaccctcaagttgctggcacagccactctacaaaCCAAACTATAACGCCCCATTGTTATTGTTATCATAGTCTATtattatatgcacacacacacacacagaggaggaagtgcttttattttgtagcattTGCGTGCACTTCCTTTTAAGGCATCAGACACGAGGAGGAACATATTTGTCCCTAAATTGGTAAGTTTCACTCACTTGTAATTTAAAAGTACATTCAACGTAAACTCCAAATATTTACGATCTGATATACTCAAATATTTGAGtttatgaaattaaaaaaaaaaatgttgcaactgATCGCctcgctttttttttaaatttccttaCTTATTGGGGTTTACAGTGCAGAACTTATTGAATGAGGTCCTGACGTtgaccaacacaaatacaacattgaaacaacaagctttttcgACAATGTttgttcaatgtcaggttgtgaccttgatttgacctttgaaatctggtccaacgttggacatcaatctatttacaaatacaaccattttgcaacgttgttgcaaagtccgttttaaaggacatgtacagtcgtgctcaaaagtttacaaacacttgtaaaaaacagactgtcatggctgtcttgagtttccaatcatttctacaactcttatttttttgtgatagagtgattggagcacatacttgttggacacaaaaaatattcatgaagtttgttttttttatgaatttattatgggtctactgaaaatgtgaccaaatctgctgggtcaaaagtataatgtgtggaggcgtggccagcagaccaacagcgaggcagggctgGGGTGGCGgtagcggggattgaacctggaaccctcaaattgctggcaccgccactctaccaaccaagctataacgccccattgttattgttattatactctgtgtgtgcatgtatatataaattagtataggcacacacacacacagaggaggaagtgcttttattttggagcATTTGCATTCACTTCTTCTTCAGGCAGCAGACATGAGGAGGAACAAATTTGTCCCTTAATTAGTACGTTTCATCCGCCTGTAATTTAAAAGTACATTCAACATAAACTCCAAATATTTACAATCTGATATACTCAAATATTTGAGtttatgaaattaaaaaaaaaaatgttgcaactgatcgcctcgctttttttttttatttccttacTTATTGGGGTTTACAGTGCAGAACTTATTGAATGAGGTCCTGACGTtgaccaacacaaatacaacgttgaaacaacaagctttatcgacaatgtttattcaatatcaggttgtgaccttgatttgacctttgaaatttggtccaACATTGAACATCAATCTATTTACAAATGCAACCATTTTGAAACGTTGTTGCAAAGTCCGTTTTAAaggacatacagtcgtggtcaaaagtttaaaaacacttgtaaaaaatataatgtcatggcagttttgagtttccaatcatttctataactcttatttttttgtgatagagtgattggagcacatacttgttggacacaaaaaatattcatgaagtttgttttttttatgaatttattatgggtctactgaaaatgtgaccaaatctgctgggtcaaaagtataatgtgtggaggcgtggccggcagaccaacagcgaggcagggctgGGGTGGCGgcagcggggattgaacctggaaccctcaaattgctggcaccgccactctaccaaccaaactataACGCcccattgttattgttattatactctgtgtgtgtatgtatatataaattagtataggcacacacacacacagaggaggaagtgcttttattttggagtATTTGCGTTCACTTCTTCTTCAGGCAGCAGACATAAGGAGGAACAAATTTGTCCCTTAATTAGTAAGTTTCATTCACCTGTAATTTAAAAGTACATTCAACATAAACTCCAAATATTTATGATCTGATATACTGAAATATTTGAgtttatgaatttaaaaaaatatgtggcaACTGAtcgcctcatttttttttttttagttctgcttacttatttcttattattatgaattatttttaGCATTGGGGTTTACAGTGACGGGTGGGTGCTGTGAGGCTCAGAAAAAGAGGTGTTTTGCTTGGAAGGAGCTGTGGAGAGACTCGGTTGGTGGTGTTTAAGCCGCATGTTCCACTTCATGGATGCCTGAACGGGCGCGCGTGCTTCCTGCCCAGATTACACTCCGCTGACATGACCCAGAGAGGCCGAGCACTTGCTGTGTGGGACACAAAGCGGCGCGTCCCACCTGCACTCAGCCACCCCGATAAGATAACGCAACAGGGCTGGCTTTTATTTACAGGGACAGACATTTCCCTGAACTGCTGTGTTTTATGACGCGTTTTTGTTACAACCTGCGACATTTTCAACTTGTTCACTCCCACATCGATATTAGAGCCTTGAGAATTGGCCCATctgatatcaatacgatacgatatcagcacgcatacttttattttgtgaaagAAAAAAGGCTTAAACAAGAAGGTATGAAAAAAAATGACCTCATTATTGATGTATGCATTGGAGTGGAGGgttaatttttttagtttttccacTGGTGTCGAtaattcattaaaggggaacattatcaccagacgtatgtaaacgtcaatatataccttgatggtgcagaaaaaggaccttatatttttttaaccgatttccgaactctaaatgggtgaattttggcgaattaaacgcctttctgtttatcgctctttttgcgatgacgtcagaatgtgacgtctccgaggtaatacagccgccattttcattttcaacacattacaaacaccgggtctcagctctgttattttccgttttttcgactattttttggaaccttggagacatcatgcctcgtcggtgtaacaacactaacagggagggattcaagttgcaccactggcccgaagatgcgaaagtggcaagaaatccgccgccagacccccgttgaatgtgccaaagtgtctccacattttaccggcgatgacagacatggcacagagatgtatggataacctgcagatgcatttgcaacgataaattcaacgaaatcacaaaggtgagttttgttgatgttgacttatgtgctaatcagacatatttggttgcggcgtgactgccagctaatcgatgctaacatgctatttaccggcggtgctaaagcagacatggaacagagatgtatggataacctgcagatgcatttgcaactataaagtcaacgaattcacaaaggtgagttttgttgatgttgactgccagctaatcgatgctaacatgctatttaccggcggtgctaaagcagacatggaacagagatgtatggataacctgcagatgcatttgcaactatattacgtttccttccacccacatttaatgcgaaaataacacttaccaatcgaaggatttaagttgctccagtgtcacgagatgcgaaagtcttgatcgtttggtccgcacattttaccggcgatgctaacgcagctatccggccatgctatggccatgaatagcgtcaatagctattcgctcaatagcttcagtttcttcttcaatactttcatactccaaccatccgtttcaatacatgcgtaatctgttaaatcgcttgagtcgctgaaatctgagtctgaatccgagctaatgtcgctatatctcgctgtggtgttcgccgttgtttgtttacattggcagcactgtatgacgtcacaccgaaatggacagtcgcatcgcaaataccgaaaatcaagcattttaaagctttttttagggatatttgggGACcggcaacattttgaaaaaaacttcaaaaaatacaacaagccactaggaactgatttttattgtttttaacccttttgaaattgt is part of the Nerophis ophidion isolate RoL-2023_Sa linkage group LG13, RoL_Noph_v1.0, whole genome shotgun sequence genome and harbors:
- the fzd9b gene encoding frizzled-9b yields the protein MKSMDGCPLQLAIFLWCLLVISGSGFEIGSYELERGRPAKCEPISIPMCEGIGYNLTRMPNFMNHDDQKEAAIKLNEFAPLVAYGCDAHLRFFLCSLYAPMCTDKVSASIPACRPMCEQAREKCAPIMKKFSYTWPDSLDCSKLPTRNDPNALCMEAPENETRTEGKKGEGMLPVPPRPRQTGTGGGRSTGASGSCENPDKFQFVEKSQSCAPRCSPAVDVFWSRRDKDFAFIWMTVWSILCFVSTAFTVLTFLLEPHRFQYPERPIIFLSMCYNVYSVAFVIRSVAGAENIACDREHGELYIIQEGLESTGCTIVFLVLYYFGMASSIWWVILTLTWFLAAGKKWGHEAIEAHSNYFHMAAWGVPALKTIVILTMRKVAGDELTGLCYVGSMDSGALTGFVLIPLSCYLVIGTSFILTGFVALFHIRKVMKTEGTNTEKLEKLMVKIGIYSILYTVPATCVIVCYFYERLNMDYWKLRGLQATCGAFNGHGGDCSLQESVPTVAIFMLKIFMSLVVGITSGVWVWSSKTLQTWQGLCSRKLTDRTSGRKPCSGVSCSSTHCHYKSPAVVLHVAKTDPHADCPTNV